One Thermoplasma volcanium GSS1 genomic window carries:
- a CDS encoding Fur family transcriptional regulator — MAKDYVSMLKDAGYKITPQRLAVIEYLKKGPGHFTANDVYKEIRKSIPTITLATVYNILKAFADVRCINSFDVDGTTWFENEVELHANLMCKVCGNIVDIKIDKEKLIKLLGENADADFENITLFVRGVCPSCKARQEEDMRSLQVHQ; from the coding sequence ATGGCTAAAGATTACGTCTCCATGCTTAAAGATGCTGGATATAAGATAACACCACAGAGGCTTGCAGTAATAGAATACCTTAAAAAAGGGCCTGGGCACTTCACAGCAAACGATGTATATAAAGAGATAAGGAAAAGTATACCGACGATTACACTTGCAACAGTCTATAATATTCTGAAAGCTTTTGCAGATGTCAGATGCATAAATTCCTTCGATGTGGATGGAACAACATGGTTTGAAAATGAAGTTGAGCTACACGCAAACTTAATGTGCAAGGTTTGCGGTAATATTGTTGATATAAAGATCGACAAGGAAAAGCTAATAAAGTTGCTGGGAGAAAATGCAGACGCGGATTTCGAAAACATAACTCTTTTTGTAAGGGGGGTCTGTCCGTCCTGCAAAGCTAGGCAGGAAGAAGACATGAGGTCTCTTCAGGTTCATCAATAA
- the guaA gene encoding glutamine-hydrolyzing GMP synthase has translation MSFSDYISRIKDNIRNSIKGKAIIAVSGGQDSSLLSLLASEVLGNNLLCVFIDTGLLRKNETGRVKDFFEKHSMNYVIVDAADTFINNLKGVTDPEEKRKIIGKTFIDVLSEQAQNFGAEYLLQGTIAPDWIESGGQKRDTIKSHHNVGGLPKDMKLKLVEPLRDYYKDEIRGMSKELGLPTDIQPFPGPGLAVRIIGEVTKEKLDLLRAVTDIVERKISEAMPSESRPWQYFAVLLPVRTTGVHGDRRAYGLTVGIRMIETTDAMTGTFSKPSWDLLEDISNTITDEIPEINRVVYDITNKPPATIEWE, from the coding sequence ATGAGTTTTTCCGATTACATCTCACGGATAAAGGATAACATCAGGAATAGCATAAAAGGCAAAGCTATTATTGCGGTTTCTGGCGGGCAGGATAGTTCACTTCTGTCTCTTCTCGCAAGCGAAGTATTGGGAAATAATCTTCTATGTGTCTTCATTGATACCGGATTATTAAGGAAGAACGAAACTGGAAGAGTAAAGGATTTCTTCGAAAAACATTCAATGAATTATGTAATAGTTGATGCAGCAGATACTTTCATAAATAACCTAAAGGGTGTAACGGATCCAGAAGAGAAAAGAAAGATTATAGGAAAAACCTTTATAGATGTACTAAGCGAACAGGCACAGAATTTTGGCGCAGAATACCTTCTTCAAGGTACAATAGCGCCAGACTGGATCGAGAGTGGAGGCCAGAAAAGGGATACAATAAAGAGCCATCATAATGTAGGCGGACTTCCAAAGGATATGAAACTGAAACTAGTCGAGCCACTTAGGGACTACTATAAGGATGAGATCAGGGGTATGTCAAAGGAACTTGGCCTACCTACCGACATACAGCCTTTCCCAGGGCCTGGATTGGCTGTTAGGATAATAGGCGAAGTAACAAAAGAAAAACTCGATCTGCTAAGGGCAGTAACTGACATAGTAGAAAGAAAAATTTCAGAGGCAATGCCATCTGAATCAAGACCATGGCAGTATTTTGCTGTACTTTTACCAGTAAGAACCACGGGCGTTCATGGGGACAGAAGAGCTTATGGACTTACAGTAGGCATTAGGATGATAGAGACTACCGACGCTATGACTGGTACATTCAGCAAGCCGTCGTGGGATCTTCTTGAGGATATATCGAATACTATAACTGATGAAATCCCGGAGATAAACCGAGTAGTTTATGATATAACCAATAAACCTCCGGCAACCATCGAGTGGGAATAA
- a CDS encoding Lrp/AsnC ligand binding domain-containing protein: protein MSIAFVLISTVPGKEHEVYNKVLKINGVVEAHPLFGEYDIIVKLDMKDFTEIGEVVIEKIRTIDGVIDTKTLTGIKL from the coding sequence TTGTCAATAGCCTTCGTTTTAATAAGTACCGTTCCGGGAAAAGAGCACGAAGTTTATAATAAAGTGCTCAAGATAAACGGAGTGGTGGAGGCTCACCCGTTGTTTGGTGAGTATGATATAATAGTTAAGCTGGATATGAAGGACTTTACCGAAATTGGTGAAGTCGTAATAGAAAAGATAAGGACTATAGACGGGGTTATTGACACTAAGACACTGACGGGAATAAAGCTGTGA
- a CDS encoding 7-carboxy-7-deazaguanine synthase QueE yields MLITEIFHSIQGEGTLIGIPMLFVRTNVCNIRCEWCDTKYSFYGGREIALSDILNIVKEAKEQWVCFTGGEPLVQRDALSFVEGSLKLGKKILIETNGTVPIRNFTISDNIVLDVDVKSPSAKVRKPFLEENLKYIRDTDYLKIVIKDREDLDFAINFIRGHRKNLNYVLQPAWGSDIRMIADAIVETDLNVRVLPQLHKIMYGEMRGV; encoded by the coding sequence GTGCTAATAACTGAGATATTCCACAGTATACAAGGTGAAGGCACTCTAATCGGAATCCCAATGCTGTTTGTCAGGACAAATGTATGTAACATACGCTGCGAATGGTGTGATACAAAATACTCCTTTTATGGAGGTAGGGAAATTGCATTAAGCGATATCCTAAATATAGTGAAGGAAGCTAAGGAACAATGGGTCTGCTTCACAGGTGGCGAACCGCTCGTTCAACGTGACGCCCTTAGTTTTGTGGAAGGTTCTTTGAAACTAGGAAAAAAGATTCTTATAGAAACAAACGGAACCGTCCCTATAAGGAACTTCACCATCTCTGATAATATAGTACTTGACGTTGACGTAAAATCACCGTCAGCTAAGGTGAGAAAGCCATTTTTAGAGGAGAATTTGAAGTATATAAGGGATACAGATTACCTGAAAATTGTAATAAAGGATCGTGAAGACTTGGACTTCGCTATAAACTTTATAAGGGGCCATCGCAAAAATTTGAATTATGTTCTACAGCCTGCGTGGGGGTCCGATATCAGGATGATAGCTGATGCTATAGTAGAGACTGACCTGAACGTTAGGGTTTTGCCGCAGCTTCATAAGATCATGTATGGTGAAATGAGAGGTGTATGA
- the gcvPA gene encoding aminomethyl-transferring glycine dehydrogenase subunit GcvPA, with product MDEISSMLDYLGIKSTEELFSDIPLSVRKKEIGIGSPLDEHLVLERARKYASLNSTEMLNFLGNGIYDRVIPEAVNYIISKSEFLDSYTPYQPEVSQGMLQSIFEYQSLISDLFKMDFTNASMYDGYSALGEAARMAYRINGKNKILIPESTYDSKLSVLKNYVWGLSMKIEKYKMNEEGKIDIDDLQSRIDGDTSAVVVENPNGYGVIDENVFRISEIKKESLLISYVDPISLGVLKPPGEYGSDIAIAEGQQLGIPMNFGGPLLGIMSFKADYVRKSPGRLIGESVDADGKRAFVMTLQTREQHIRRAKATSNICSNQALLTLAAGSYLSILGSSGLKKVALLTIKHSKNLAESLGNIGIEKVFDSISFSDTLFRIDKNVMLDLAKKGILGGIKLTSLIKDSKYSSGTFFTATEKTDNEKIKALVNALEVIM from the coding sequence ATGGATGAAATTTCTTCCATGCTTGATTATTTGGGTATAAAGTCCACAGAAGAGCTCTTTTCGGATATACCTCTGTCTGTTAGGAAAAAGGAAATAGGCATCGGATCTCCGCTAGACGAACATTTGGTCCTAGAAAGGGCAAGGAAATATGCATCACTTAACTCTACTGAAATGCTGAACTTTTTGGGAAACGGAATATACGACCGAGTAATACCTGAGGCTGTTAACTATATTATTAGTAAAAGCGAATTTCTAGATTCATATACCCCATACCAGCCAGAAGTTTCGCAGGGCATGCTCCAGTCCATATTTGAGTACCAAAGCTTAATATCTGATCTGTTCAAAATGGATTTTACTAATGCCTCTATGTACGATGGCTATTCCGCACTGGGTGAGGCAGCCAGAATGGCATACAGAATAAACGGGAAAAATAAGATACTAATACCAGAGTCTACCTATGATTCGAAATTATCTGTTCTCAAGAACTATGTCTGGGGACTTAGCATGAAGATCGAAAAGTACAAGATGAATGAGGAAGGAAAAATAGATATTGATGATCTTCAGTCAAGAATAGATGGAGATACATCAGCAGTTGTTGTAGAAAACCCCAATGGTTATGGAGTTATTGATGAAAATGTTTTCCGGATCTCGGAAATTAAGAAGGAAAGCTTACTAATAAGTTACGTTGATCCAATATCTCTGGGCGTTCTTAAGCCTCCAGGTGAGTATGGTTCGGATATAGCAATAGCTGAAGGTCAGCAGCTTGGAATACCAATGAACTTTGGAGGCCCGTTGCTAGGAATAATGTCCTTTAAAGCTGATTATGTTCGGAAATCACCTGGGAGGCTCATTGGTGAGTCTGTTGATGCCGACGGAAAGAGGGCCTTTGTAATGACTCTGCAGACAAGGGAACAGCACATTAGGAGGGCAAAGGCGACGAGCAACATATGCTCTAACCAGGCTCTGCTTACTCTTGCTGCAGGCTCTTATCTATCTATACTCGGTTCATCAGGTTTAAAAAAGGTGGCCTTGTTAACAATTAAGCATTCTAAAAATCTAGCTGAGAGCTTAGGCAACATAGGAATAGAGAAGGTGTTTGATTCCATATCCTTTTCGGATACTCTCTTTCGTATCGATAAAAACGTTATGCTTGATTTGGCAAAAAAAGGCATTCTTGGCGGAATAAAGTTAACATCGCTAATAAAGGATTCTAAGTATAGCTCAGGTACGTTTTTCACAGCAACAGAGAAAACCGATAATGAAAAAATTAAGGCGCTCGTAAACGCATTGGAGGTGATAATGTGA
- the gcvPB gene encoding aminomethyl-transferring glycine dehydrogenase subunit GcvPB, whose translation MNFKQAYYEEPIIKDIKSSNTFSLSEQVDESILPENLKRKDLELPEVSEYDVVRHYTRLSQMNYTVDVGIYPLGSCTMKYNPKFADRVSAIDGFRNIHPFQPENTVQGALHVMYDLQEYLKKISDMDAVSLQPMAGADGEFTGILIVKKYFEDKGEDRTEIIIPDSAHGTNPASATMGGFDVVEVPSDDKGMVDLEALRAAVSKKTAAFMITNPNTLGIFEQNIEEIAKIIHNAGALLYYDGANLNAIFGITSPGLMGFDIVHFNLHKSFATPHGGGGPGAGPVAVKSFLKDFLPVPIVDFDGNSYRLNYELKKTIGKVSSFYGSFSILLRAWSYIIRNGDDGLKNVSARAVLNSNYLKKKLEKYYDIPYYPLKKHEFVLSTENTGKRALDIGKYILDNGIHSPTVYFPLIVKEAMMIEPTETVSKADLDNYADVLIEALKLSDEELKSRPKNTAVRRIDEVKAARDLKLKW comes from the coding sequence GTGAATTTCAAGCAGGCTTATTATGAGGAACCGATTATAAAGGATATCAAGTCTTCGAATACCTTCAGCCTCTCTGAACAAGTTGATGAAAGCATACTGCCTGAGAACCTTAAAAGAAAGGATCTAGAACTTCCAGAGGTCTCGGAATATGATGTGGTGAGGCATTATACCAGGCTTTCGCAGATGAATTATACAGTTGATGTTGGTATATACCCGCTGGGCTCGTGCACGATGAAGTACAACCCAAAATTTGCTGACAGAGTATCGGCTATTGATGGATTCAGGAATATACACCCGTTCCAACCTGAGAATACAGTTCAAGGCGCTCTTCACGTGATGTACGACCTTCAGGAATACCTAAAAAAGATATCTGATATGGACGCCGTATCTTTGCAGCCAATGGCAGGTGCTGACGGTGAATTTACTGGCATATTGATAGTGAAAAAGTATTTTGAAGATAAAGGAGAAGATCGAACAGAGATAATAATACCAGATTCAGCGCATGGAACAAATCCAGCATCTGCAACAATGGGCGGGTTCGATGTCGTAGAGGTTCCATCCGATGACAAAGGAATGGTCGATCTCGAAGCCCTGAGGGCAGCTGTTTCTAAAAAGACTGCAGCATTTATGATAACGAACCCAAACACATTGGGCATATTCGAACAAAACATAGAAGAGATTGCAAAGATAATTCATAATGCTGGTGCGTTGCTATACTACGACGGGGCAAACTTAAATGCAATCTTTGGCATCACATCGCCAGGTCTCATGGGGTTTGACATAGTCCATTTCAACCTCCATAAAAGTTTTGCAACTCCACACGGAGGCGGAGGTCCAGGTGCCGGGCCTGTTGCTGTAAAATCATTCCTTAAAGATTTCCTTCCTGTGCCTATAGTCGATTTTGATGGAAATTCTTACAGGCTTAACTATGAACTTAAGAAAACGATTGGTAAGGTTTCGTCCTTCTACGGTTCTTTTTCGATTTTGTTAAGGGCCTGGTCGTACATAATCAGAAATGGAGATGACGGCCTCAAAAACGTAAGCGCAAGGGCAGTTTTAAATTCAAACTACCTCAAGAAGAAGCTTGAAAAATACTACGATATTCCATACTATCCACTTAAGAAACACGAATTCGTTCTTTCAACAGAGAATACAGGCAAAAGAGCACTCGACATAGGGAAGTACATACTAGACAATGGAATACATTCACCAACAGTCTATTTCCCCTTGATAGTGAAGGAGGCTATGATGATAGAGCCAACAGAAACTGTAAGTAAGGCCGATTTAGACAACTATGCTGATGTTCTTATTGAGGCACTTAAACTCAGTGACGAGGAACTAAAATCCAGGCCAAAAAATACGGCGGTACGTAGGATTGACGAAGTTAAAGCAGCAAGGGACCTTAAACTTAAATGGTAA